The Nitrospiria bacterium sequence GCGATCACGAAGGGATCAAGCGCCGAAAGATGGTTGCTGCAGATTAGGACGCCGTGCTCGCCCCGTTCCGGAATATGTTCCGGATTTCGGACCCGGACGCGATTCAAGACCCGCAAGAGGACGACCCAGAACAGCAGGCCGACGGCATGCCACAGGTTGATCAAGAATCCGGGGCCGGAAGGACGAATTGAAGGGGTGTTGCGCGCCGACATGACGATCAGTATAATGGATTCCGGCGGGCAAGGCGAGCGACCTGCCGGCCGGCAGGCAGGGAGGGGAGGCTCCATCGGCTCGGCTGACGGAGGGGGCGACGTGAGCCCCTATAATCGAGTGCCACAATGATCAAGTTCAATCGACGCATGTTTCTCCGGACCGCGGGCCTGGCCGCGCTGGGCTCGGGCTGGCCCAAACCGGCCGCCGCCGGGACGTTTTTCTGGAAGCGTCTTTTTTCCGTCCCCCCGCGCGACACCGTCCTGATAACGCCCAACGACAAATTCTATATCGTCAGCTACGACGCCTTCCCCGAGATCGACCTGCGCGCCTGGTCCCTGTACATCGGGGGCTCGGTCAAATCCCCGGCCCGCTTGACCTTCGCCGATTTCTACGGCCGGCCCTCGGTCGAGATGGCCGCGACCCTGATCTGCATCGACACCCTCCCCGGCGGCGACACGATCGGCAACGCCGTCTGGCGGGGCATCCCGCTCAAAACCCTGTTGCAGGAGGTCGAACCCGATCCCTCCGCCCGGGACGTCGTCTTCCGCGCGGCCGACGGGTACAGCGACAGCATTCCCATCGAGCGGGCCGCGGGCGACGACGTCCTGCTGGCGTACACGATGAACGGGGAAGCGCTGCCCCGGGCCCACGGTTATCCGCTCCGCGCCGTCGTCCCCGGACTGTACGGGATCAAGAACGTCAAGTGGATCACCGAGATCGAGGTGGTGGATTATAATTACAAGGGATACTGGCAGCAACGGGGCTGGACCGACAAGGGCGAGATCCGGATCGTCTCCCGGATCGACGACCCCGGGCACTACCAGGAGATTCAGGAACGCGAGCACGCCGTTCGCGGCCTGGCCTTCGGAGGATATTACGGAATCGGCCGGGTCGAGCTCAGCACCGACGGCGGCCGGACCTGGAACCCGGCCGACCTGGACCCGCCCTTGTCGCCGTACAGCTGGGTCCTCTGGACCTACCGTTGGAAAATCCCCGCGCCGGGGGCCTACACACTGACGGTTCGCGCGTGGGA is a genomic window containing:
- a CDS encoding molybdopterin-dependent oxidoreductase, which gives rise to MIKFNRRMFLRTAGLAALGSGWPKPAAAGTFFWKRLFSVPPRDTVLITPNDKFYIVSYDAFPEIDLRAWSLYIGGSVKSPARLTFADFYGRPSVEMAATLICIDTLPGGDTIGNAVWRGIPLKTLLQEVEPDPSARDVVFRAADGYSDSIPIERAAGDDVLLAYTMNGEALPRAHGYPLRAVVPGLYGIKNVKWITEIEVVDYNYKGYWQQRGWTDKGEIRIVSRIDDPGHYQEIQEREHAVRGLAFGGYYGIGRVELSTDGGRTWNPADLDPPLSPYSWVLWTYRWKIPAPGAYTLTVRAWDKRERVQPAQLEQAYPAGASGYHTVVALVS